Within the Mercenaria mercenaria strain notata unplaced genomic scaffold, MADL_Memer_1 contig_4224, whole genome shotgun sequence genome, the region gtaaGGGCTAAATCAaaagcttttgcctcggctgaaaacaCTGTTgtattatttggcaaacgtaattttgattgatgaaggtcGCTGTGAGCAGCACGGCGAACATTttattcatcttttgaaccgtctgtgtaaattgcaaaagacttgatttcatgatatttaaacttgtatatttcagggtttgtttcagactttcaagaggcagttttcaaatcggaAAAAACTAGGAGCATAAaaggtccatggtggtgtatctggaattgaattctATTTCATATCATCGGATTCAAATTCAgattcattcatagaagattttatgcgcaATCCAAACGTTTggatatgttgtttttattttctcataTGAACGGAATTACTTTGGTTGAAAATGATTCTATGAGAAGGATTAGATTTGTTTGCAGCCAatctcaaagcatattgcaatgaaagtttttctcggcgtgtgtttGCTTCAGCAATCAAATTTCAACTGGCGacgttcggaatgcaccaagacaAATACGAAGACCCTGATTATGGATGGtattttaacatttgtaaataagtttttcttgctgaaccataaacaatacaaccgtaatttagcttagatctaattaaatccctataaagtcttaataaaaccttgcgACCTGCTCCCCAATCCATATTTGAAACTACCTTTAAAAGAttaaatgacttcagacatttgccTTTCAAGTACTGTATATGTGGTATAAAAGGAAGCTATTTTTAAGTCATAGGAGAATTTTCAAGAGATATTGAAAATCGCGTGTctagtacattttgaaatatttggcaAGAATTAACTAAAGGAGTTTTTACCTACCTGTTATCATCCTTTGCAGTGCATCGCATGCAATATGGAACTTTATCAGAACACTTTTCTGTGCAGTTGCGACCAATAAATCCATCTTTACATCCATAGATACAATCCTCAGACGTTGCGTTACATATTTCATTTCCTCTGTCTTCGGAATGGGCACAGTTCTGTGGACATTCAACGGAGCAGTTTGTTCCAGCAAACCCTGCCTTGCAGCCATGCAAACATTCTCCTGTTGTTTCTTCACAAGTTCCAGTCACGTTCTCGGACGGAGAATTGCAGTTTGTAGGACATTCAAAAGAGCAATCTGGTCCAGCAAACCGATCCTTGCAGCCATGCAAACATTCGCCTGTCGTATAGTTACAGGTTCCCGTCTCGTGTTTGGATGGATACATACAATTTGAAGGACATTCAAAAGAACAATTGGTTCCAGCATAACCGTCCTTACAGCCAAGAAGACATTCTCCATTTGTATAGTTGCAGGTTTCTGTCCCATTAACTGTCGTGCAGTTTGCGGGGCATTCATATGAACAGTCTGGTCCAGCAAAACCTTTCAGACAACCAAGCAAGCATTCTTCGCTTGTAAAGTTGCAGGTTTCTTTTCCATCTGTTACCGGGAGCAAACAGTTTGTGGGGCATTTAAAAGAGCAATTAGGACCTGCACTACCTGGGGAACAATCATGTAAACATTCTCCGGTCGTGTAATTACACATCTCGGTATTGATTTGAAGTGGGTGCGAACAATTAATGGGGCATTTAAAAGAGCAGTTTGGACCAGCATATCCCGACATGCAACCGTATAAGCATTCGCCTGTTATATCACATGTTTCAGTGTTGTTAGTAGGAGATTTGGTACACGTCATGGAACATTCAAAAGAACAGTTTGGACCTCCATAACCTTGCAAACAACCATATAAGCACTGTC harbors:
- the LOC128553707 gene encoding multiple epidermal growth factor-like domains protein 10 produces the protein MTCTKSPTNNTETCDITGECLYGCMSGYAGPNCSFKCPINCSHPLQINTEMCNYTTGECLHDCSPGSAGPNCSFKCPTNCLLPVTDGKETCNFTSEECLLGCLKGFAGPDCSYECPANCTTVNGTETCNYTNGECLLGCKDGYAGTNCSFECPSNCMYPSKHETGTCNYTTGECLHGCKDRFAGPDCSFECPTNCNSPSENVTGTCEETTGECLHGCKAGFAGTNCSVECPQNCAHSEDRGNEICNATSEDCIYGCKDGFIGRNCTEKCSDKVPYCMRCTAKDDNSGFVCNECKRNFYRDNGKCLQCNYYCISNATDPLPACRERDGYCNFGCRSNRYGFKCGIRCSSTCKDICQRET